The following are from one region of the Novosphingobium humi genome:
- a CDS encoding CHAD domain-containing protein, translating into MNEIGAVESTLRKPVLDALCDHGPEEVEIKLAAGAAMLENLRRHPALQGESQCESLRTTYFDTPDGALAAGKASLRVRRRAKGCEQTLKIALGRKSQMQRSEWNQPLRADAQAPDPAAFPAPAALALDQMRRGARLLPYAELAVERETRLLRRGKALIEVAFDTGEIRAGERPALPIAEIELELCEGRLADLLQLALELPLGPDLGWSIRTKAHRAQALAKGRMPQAVSAAPVALTRGMSVARAFQTIGWNVLAHAVGNLGLVIAQGDSGAIHQLRVAIRRLRAALSLFGKDLLALDPQAPVWRQELRDAAMLLAPARDLHVLAQSIQHPPKALLRAEAAATQSAREGLSQPRFQRLWLQLALWLEDGEYLASPLAGAAVEPLAAAMIERQRSAIRGIRKRLAGMSERDLHELRKDVKKLRYSAGFFQPLDKSRTARAHQDALEQVQSALGRIQDQASAMQAGMAIARLLDLPRTEALALQAQLDEAMALPAVERSQAIEQARDGLALEKTHAGWWEAL; encoded by the coding sequence ATGAACGAGATTGGCGCTGTTGAGTCAACCTTGCGAAAGCCCGTGCTCGATGCGTTGTGCGATCATGGGCCCGAGGAGGTGGAAATCAAGCTGGCCGCCGGCGCGGCCATGCTGGAAAACCTACGCCGCCATCCCGCCCTGCAGGGCGAAAGCCAGTGCGAGAGCCTGCGCACCACCTATTTCGACACGCCCGATGGCGCGCTGGCGGCGGGCAAGGCCAGTCTGCGCGTCAGGCGGCGGGCAAAGGGCTGCGAACAGACCCTGAAAATCGCACTGGGCCGCAAGAGCCAGATGCAGCGCAGCGAATGGAACCAGCCCCTGCGCGCCGATGCGCAGGCGCCCGACCCTGCCGCCTTTCCCGCCCCGGCGGCTCTGGCGCTGGATCAGATGCGGCGCGGCGCGCGGCTGCTGCCCTATGCCGAATTGGCGGTCGAGCGCGAGACAAGGCTGCTGCGCCGGGGCAAAGCCTTGATCGAAGTGGCCTTTGACACAGGCGAGATCCGGGCGGGCGAGCGCCCTGCCCTGCCGATCGCCGAAATCGAACTGGAATTGTGCGAAGGGAGGCTGGCAGACCTGTTGCAACTGGCGCTGGAATTGCCGTTGGGGCCGGACCTGGGCTGGTCGATCCGCACCAAGGCGCATCGCGCGCAGGCGCTGGCCAAAGGGCGCATGCCCCAGGCCGTGTCTGCCGCGCCGGTGGCCCTGACGCGGGGGATGAGCGTGGCCCGCGCGTTTCAGACGATCGGATGGAATGTCTTGGCCCATGCGGTGGGCAATCTGGGGCTGGTGATCGCGCAGGGCGATTCTGGCGCGATCCATCAATTGCGCGTGGCGATCCGGCGGCTGCGCGCCGCGCTCTCGCTGTTCGGCAAGGATCTGCTGGCGCTCGATCCTCAGGCGCCGGTATGGCGACAGGAATTGCGCGACGCGGCGATGCTGCTGGCCCCGGCGCGCGATCTGCATGTGCTGGCCCAAAGCATCCAACATCCGCCCAAGGCGCTGCTGCGCGCAGAGGCCGCCGCGACGCAAAGCGCGCGCGAGGGGCTGAGCCAGCCCCGGTTTCAGCGGCTTTGGCTGCAACTGGCGCTCTGGCTGGAGGATGGGGAATATCTGGCCTCGCCGCTGGCGGGGGCGGCGGTCGAGCCCTTGGCCGCGGCGATGATAGAACGCCAGCGAAGCGCGATCCGGGGCATACGCAAACGTCTGGCCGGGATGAGCGAGCGGGATCTGCATGAACTGCGCAAGGATGTGAAAAAGCTGCGCTATTCGGCAGGCTTCTTTCAGCCGCTCGACAAGAGCCGGACCGCCCGCGCGCATCAGGATGCGCTCGAACAGGTTCAGAGCGCGCTGGGCCGGATACAGGATCAGGCCAGCGCGATGCAGGCAGGTATGGCCATCGCGCGCCTGCTGGATCTGCCGCGAACCGAGGCGCTGGCGTTGCAAGCGCAGCTCGACGAGGCCATGGCCCTGCCCGCCGTCGAGCGTTCACAGGCCATCGAGCAGGCTCGCGACGGGCTGGCGCTGGAAAAGACACATGCGGGCTGGTGGGAAGCGCTGTAA
- a CDS encoding AAA family ATPase, translated as MAMDHSEQDQGATIAFLSAPGVERIDTHGAMIFLGPDRVYKLKRAVDLGYLDFSTLALREAACRAELALNRRTAPDLYCGVRAIRRGADGAPCWGDEGEVIDWVVVMRRFPAQDLLTQVAARGGLTQPMLHALADGVADFHGRAQVLSDADGAARMREVIVGNTRSFAAIAPDLLPPDKVAHLQAQSLEALAQVADLLDARAREGKVRHGHGDLHLANICLWQGRPVPFDCLEFSAELATTDLLYDLAFLLMDLWHKGYAQAANLVANRYADRMGEEDGWPALPLFLSVRAAIRAHVGAATAARLSGAAREEKAGEARAYLDAALAFLRPGAAGLIAVGGLSGTGKSTLAGALAHRIGAPPGARWLRSDVIRKTLAGVAPEDRLPGEAYTREASGRVYAAMVERAGAMLARGWPVVADAVFAAPSERAAIADAAHAADAPFLGLWLTADGATMQRRVTARRGDASDADAAVVARQMAYDCGDLTDWRVLAADGSRDAVVAAALEAAQGLFILQKP; from the coding sequence ATGGCCATGGATCACAGTGAGCAGGACCAGGGCGCAACCATCGCCTTTCTGTCCGCCCCCGGCGTCGAGCGGATCGATACCCATGGGGCGATGATCTTTCTTGGCCCGGATAGAGTTTACAAGCTGAAGCGGGCGGTCGATCTGGGCTATCTCGATTTCTCCACGCTGGCCCTGCGCGAGGCGGCGTGCCGGGCCGAACTGGCGCTCAACCGGCGGACCGCGCCCGATCTTTACTGCGGGGTGCGTGCGATCCGGCGCGGGGCGGATGGGGCGCCGTGCTGGGGGGATGAGGGCGAGGTGATCGACTGGGTGGTCGTCATGCGACGCTTTCCCGCGCAGGATCTGTTGACGCAGGTGGCCGCGCGCGGGGGCCTGACCCAGCCGATGCTCCATGCTCTGGCCGATGGCGTCGCCGATTTTCACGGCCGGGCGCAGGTGCTGTCCGATGCCGACGGCGCGGCGCGGATGCGCGAGGTGATTGTCGGCAATACCCGTTCCTTTGCCGCCATCGCGCCCGATCTGCTGCCCCCCGACAAGGTGGCCCATTTGCAGGCGCAAAGTCTTGAGGCGCTGGCGCAGGTGGCCGATCTGCTCGACGCGCGGGCGCGGGAGGGCAAGGTGCGCCATGGTCATGGCGATCTGCATCTGGCCAATATCTGCCTGTGGCAGGGGCGGCCCGTGCCCTTCGACTGCCTCGAATTCAGCGCCGAACTGGCAACGACCGACCTGCTTTACGATCTGGCCTTTCTGCTGATGGACCTGTGGCACAAGGGCTATGCGCAGGCGGCCAATCTTGTCGCTAATCGCTATGCCGACCGGATGGGCGAGGAGGATGGCTGGCCGGCGCTGCCGCTGTTCCTCTCGGTGCGCGCGGCGATCCGGGCGCATGTGGGGGCGGCCACGGCGGCGCGGCTGAGCGGGGCGGCGCGCGAGGAAAAGGCGGGCGAGGCGCGGGCCTATCTCGATGCGGCGCTGGCGTTTCTGCGGCCCGGTGCGGCGGGGCTGATCGCGGTGGGCGGGCTGTCGGGCACGGGCAAATCGACGCTGGCCGGGGCTTTGGCGCACCGGATCGGGGCGCCGCCGGGCGCGCGCTGGCTGCGTTCGGATGTGATCCGCAAGACACTGGCGGGCGTGGCGCCGGAGGACCGCCTGCCGGGCGAAGCCTATACCAGAGAGGCGAGCGGGCGGGTCTATGCCGCGATGGTTGAGCGGGCCGGGGCGATGCTGGCGCGGGGATGGCCGGTGGTGGCCGATGCGGTCTTTGCCGCGCCGTCTGAGCGCGCCGCCATCGCGGACGCGGCCCATGCCGCCGATGCACCCTTTCTGGGCCTGTGGCTGACGGCTGATGGCGCGACGATGCAGCGGCGCGTTACGGCGCGCCGGGGCGATGCCTCGGATGCCGATGCCGCCGTGGTCGCGCGCCAGATGGCCTATGATTGCGGCGATCTGACGGACTGGCGCGTGCTTGCGGCGGACGGTTCGCGCGATGCGGTGGTGGCGGCCGCGCTGGAGGCGGCACAGGGCCTGTTCATCTTGCAAAAGCCATAA
- a CDS encoding tetratricopeptide repeat protein: protein MKKSALWLLAPVALMMVSAPVMAAEPSVRDVYATARAGQVDKAVTMMDEVLKAHPNSAKAHYVQAELLAKQGKTADARAQLAQAEKLAPGLPGIQPQSVAALKAQLNGGSVGNGAVTRSEAPQPAQSRGISWVGIVLIGALLFGVLAFFRRRSRQAEVYNAPYGMQGGPGYGGQGYGNQGFGGPGYGGGYPQQGGGMGSSILGGLATGAAAGAGFAAGEKIIDGMFGDHKDEQRRAVREDNSGWDSGNSNQDMGGNDFGISDDSSWDSSDDGNGGDW from the coding sequence ATGAAGAAGTCTGCCCTGTGGCTTTTGGCCCCTGTCGCCCTGATGATGGTCTCGGCGCCGGTCATGGCCGCCGAACCCAGCGTGCGCGATGTCTATGCCACCGCCCGCGCGGGGCAGGTGGACAAGGCCGTGACCATGATGGACGAGGTGCTCAAGGCTCATCCAAACAGCGCCAAGGCCCATTATGTGCAGGCCGAACTGCTGGCCAAGCAGGGCAAGACGGCGGATGCGCGGGCGCAACTGGCGCAGGCCGAGAAGCTGGCGCCGGGCCTGCCGGGCATCCAGCCGCAATCGGTGGCCGCGCTTAAGGCGCAGCTTAATGGCGGGTCGGTGGGAAACGGCGCGGTCACGCGCAGTGAGGCGCCCCAGCCTGCGCAATCGCGCGGAATTTCGTGGGTCGGCATTGTGCTGATCGGCGCGCTGCTGTTTGGTGTGCTCGCTTTCTTCCGCCGTCGCAGCCGTCAGGCCGAAGTCTATAACGCGCCCTATGGTATGCAGGGCGGTCCCGGTTATGGCGGACAGGGCTATGGCAATCAGGGCTTTGGCGGTCCCGGCTATGGCGGCGGCTATCCCCAGCAGGGCGGCGGCATGGGTTCGTCAATCCTTGGCGGTCTGGCCACGGGCGCGGCGGCGGGCGCGGGTTTCGCCGCCGGTGAAAAGATTATCGATGGCATGTTCGGCGACCACAAGGACGAACAGCGCCGAGCGGTGCGCGAGGACAATTCGGGCTGGGATTCGGGCAATTCCAATCAGGATATGGGCGGCAATGACTTTGGCATTTCCGACGACAGTTCCTGGGATTCCTCCGATGACGGCAATGGCGGGGACTGGTAA
- a CDS encoding sigma 54-interacting transcriptional regulator, producing the protein MGVEIPPSHGANPSDAYATSGLHGLIGGSAAMREVYSQIKYLAASRANIFITGESGTGKQACAEAIHRASPRSAAPFVTVSCNAMPPELIERRIFGDPSESAPSSPPCALRAADRGTLFLDEVSVLPLPLQGRLLRFLQSGMAGRTLVDVRLICSSSQPMLAELASGKFREDLYYRLAVVPLELPPLRERGGDIEALAQSFLRRFAREQGKKFDPLGPEHLAALEAYSWPGNLQELQNVIRRAVLLFDGPELPLRALPAIPPAPQGQTPQTVETAAEQPASDEDSHEALFKALAGLTLDQIERLAIEGAIRAAHGSLPGAARILGVSPSTLYRKRERWNDAQRSA; encoded by the coding sequence ATGGGCGTCGAGATACCACCCTCGCATGGCGCAAACCCTTCCGATGCTTATGCCACATCGGGTCTGCATGGTCTGATCGGGGGGTCGGCGGCCATGCGCGAGGTCTATTCCCAGATCAAATATCTGGCCGCGAGCAGGGCCAATATTTTCATCACCGGCGAAAGCGGCACCGGCAAACAGGCCTGTGCCGAAGCGATCCACCGCGCATCGCCGCGATCGGCCGCGCCCTTTGTCACGGTGTCATGCAACGCCATGCCGCCCGAGCTGATCGAGCGGCGGATCTTTGGCGACCCTTCCGAAAGCGCCCCGTCAAGCCCTCCCTGCGCCTTGCGCGCGGCCGATCGCGGCACACTGTTCCTCGATGAGGTCAGCGTTCTGCCCCTGCCGCTTCAGGGGCGCCTGCTGCGCTTTCTGCAAAGCGGGATGGCCGGACGAACGCTGGTCGATGTCCGTTTGATCTGTTCAAGCAGCCAACCCATGCTGGCCGAACTGGCCTCGGGCAAATTCCGCGAGGATCTCTATTACCGTCTGGCGGTGGTGCCCCTCGAACTACCCCCGTTGCGCGAACGCGGCGGCGATATCGAGGCGCTGGCGCAAAGTTTCCTGCGTCGCTTTGCCCGCGAACAGGGCAAGAAATTCGACCCTCTCGGCCCGGAGCATCTGGCCGCGCTGGAGGCCTATTCCTGGCCGGGCAATCTTCAGGAATTGCAGAATGTGATCCGCCGCGCGGTGCTGCTCTTCGACGGGCCGGAACTGCCGCTGCGCGCCTTGCCCGCCATTCCGCCCGCGCCGCAGGGTCAGACCCCGCAAACGGTCGAAACTGCGGCCGAACAGCCCGCCTCGGACGAAGACAGCCACGAGGCCTTGTTCAAGGCGCTGGCCGGGCTGACGCTGGATCAGATCGAGAGGCTGGCGATCGAAGGCGCGATCCGCGCCGCCCATGGCAGCCTGCCGGGGGCCGCCCGCATTCTGGGGGTCAGCCCCTCGACGCTTTACCGCAAGCGGGAGCGCTGGAACGACGCCCAGCGTTCCGCCTGA
- the rpoH gene encoding RNA polymerase sigma factor RpoH, translated as MTQDSNLPAVPALASGEDGLNRYLSQIRKFPVLTAEQEYMLAKRYAEHQDPDAARQLVTSHLRLVAKIAMGYRGYGLPISELISEGNIGLMQGVKKFEPDRGFRLATYAMWWIKASMQEFILRSWSLVKMGTTAAQKKLFFNLRRMKKNIDAFEDTDLHPDDVKKIATDLGVSEAEVVNMNRRMMMGGDASLNVSFNEEGEGQWQDMLADSGPLQDETVANAEEAQWRHALLAEAMDSLNERERAILFERRLTDDPKTLEELSQTYNVSRERVRQIEVRAFEKLQKAMQSIARERMLVAAA; from the coding sequence ATGACCCAAGACAGCAATCTGCCCGCCGTCCCGGCGCTTGCCTCCGGCGAGGACGGGCTGAACCGCTACCTTTCGCAAATCCGCAAGTTTCCCGTGCTGACGGCGGAACAGGAATATATGCTGGCCAAGCGCTATGCCGAGCATCAGGACCCCGATGCCGCGCGCCAATTGGTCACCAGCCATCTGCGCCTCGTGGCCAAGATCGCGATGGGCTATCGCGGCTATGGCCTGCCGATCAGCGAGTTGATTTCCGAAGGCAACATCGGGCTGATGCAGGGCGTCAAGAAATTCGAGCCGGATCGCGGCTTCCGTCTGGCCACCTATGCGATGTGGTGGATCAAGGCCAGCATGCAGGAGTTCATCCTGCGCAGCTGGTCGCTGGTCAAGATGGGCACGACGGCGGCGCAAAAGAAGCTGTTCTTCAACCTGCGCCGTATGAAAAAGAACATCGACGCCTTTGAAGACACCGACCTGCATCCCGACGATGTAAAGAAGATCGCCACCGACCTCGGCGTGTCCGAGGCCGAGGTGGTCAACATGAACCGCCGGATGATGATGGGCGGCGATGCCTCGCTCAATGTCTCCTTCAACGAGGAAGGCGAAGGCCAGTGGCAGGATATGCTGGCCGATTCGGGGCCGTTGCAGGATGAAACCGTCGCCAATGCCGAAGAGGCCCAGTGGCGCCACGCGCTGCTGGCCGAGGCGATGGACAGTCTGAACGAGCGCGAGCGGGCGATCCTGTTCGAACGGCGCCTGACCGATGATCCCAAGACATTGGAAGAATTGAGCCAGACCTATAATGTCAGCCGCGAACGCGTGCGCCAGATCGAGGTGCGCGCCTTTGAAAAACTGCAAAAGGCCATGCAGAGCATCGCGCGCGAACGCATGCTGGTCGCGGCGGCCTGA
- a CDS encoding RluA family pseudouridine synthase: MSMGESIVQGAISGGGRLDRALAESCPAEAALSRERIKALIGEGRVSLDGRTVSQASMKVNAGAHFVITLPEAAPLDAVAQDIPLDVVYEDEHLIVVDKPAGLVVHPAAGNPDGTLVNALLHHCAGQLSGIGGVARPGIVHRIDKDTSGLLVVAKSDVAHEGLARQFADHSIERAYLALTQGIPHPTHGTLRGVIARHPTDRKRMALLPEGARMPEDGGRGKHAITHFRMLEALDHAALVECRLETGRTHQVRVHMASIGHALLGDPVYARSQKSQKPLLTELGFARQALHAAVLGFLHPVTGETIRFSSRLPADMRELLRRLGGSHADQPVSSLLSGAIGPGGKEGQPWPPPRDAC; this comes from the coding sequence ATGAGCATGGGGGAAAGCATCGTACAAGGGGCAATTTCAGGCGGCGGTCGGCTGGACCGCGCGCTGGCAGAGAGTTGCCCGGCCGAGGCGGCCCTCTCGCGCGAGCGAATCAAGGCGCTGATCGGCGAGGGCCGGGTCAGCCTTGATGGCCGCACCGTTTCGCAGGCCTCCATGAAGGTGAACGCCGGCGCGCATTTCGTCATCACCCTGCCCGAGGCCGCGCCGCTTGATGCGGTGGCGCAGGATATTCCGCTCGACGTGGTGTATGAGGATGAACACCTGATCGTGGTGGACAAGCCCGCCGGTCTGGTCGTCCATCCCGCGGCGGGCAACCCCGACGGCACGCTGGTCAATGCGCTGCTGCATCATTGTGCGGGGCAATTGTCAGGCATCGGCGGGGTGGCCCGCCCCGGCATCGTCCATCGCATCGACAAGGACACATCGGGCCTGCTGGTGGTGGCCAAATCGGATGTGGCGCATGAAGGGCTGGCCCGGCAATTTGCCGACCATTCCATCGAACGGGCCTATCTGGCGCTGACCCAAGGCATTCCTCATCCCACACATGGCACGTTGCGCGGGGTCATCGCCCGCCATCCCACCGACCGCAAGCGCATGGCGCTCCTGCCCGAAGGCGCGCGGATGCCGGAGGATGGAGGGCGCGGCAAACATGCCATCACCCATTTCCGCATGCTTGAAGCGCTCGATCATGCCGCGCTGGTGGAATGCCGACTCGAAACCGGGCGCACCCATCAGGTCCGCGTACATATGGCTTCGATCGGCCATGCCCTTTTGGGCGATCCGGTCTATGCCCGATCACAGAAATCGCAAAAACCACTTCTGACAGAGCTTGGCTTTGCGCGTCAGGCGTTGCATGCTGCGGTTCTCGGTTTTTTACACCCGGTCACTGGCGAAACCATCCGTTTTTCCAGCCGATTGCCCGCCGACATGCGGGAACTTTTACGCCGGTTGGGCGGTTCTCATGCCGACCAGCCGGTCTCTTCCCTGCTATCCGGTGCCATTGGGCCGGGCGGCAAGGAAGGCCAACCGTGGCCGCCGCCGAGGGATGCCTGTTAA
- a CDS encoding M67 family metallopeptidase, whose protein sequence is MEIHLARGIIAAIRAEAMKAHPHEACGLLLGRMGKVAQIRACANVAPDPARHFEIDPAALIAAFRAERAGGEQVLGYYHSHPTGDAMPSRTDAAMAARDGRIWAICGGETVSWWRDGANGFEVLFTREVEG, encoded by the coding sequence ATGGAAATTCACTTGGCAAGAGGAATAATCGCCGCAATCCGCGCAGAGGCGATGAAGGCCCATCCGCATGAAGCCTGCGGATTGCTGTTGGGGCGGATGGGCAAGGTGGCGCAAATCCGCGCCTGCGCCAATGTCGCGCCCGATCCGGCGCGCCATTTCGAGATCGATCCGGCGGCCCTGATCGCCGCTTTTCGGGCCGAACGGGCGGGGGGAGAGCAGGTGCTGGGTTATTACCATTCCCACCCCACGGGCGATGCCATGCCCAGCCGTACCGATGCCGCCATGGCCGCGCGCGATGGCCGGATCTGGGCAATTTGCGGTGGCGAAACGGTCAGTTGGTGGCGCGATGGGGCCAATGGATTTGAAGTGCTTTTCACGCGCGAAGTTGAGGGTTAA
- a CDS encoding histidine phosphotransferase family protein: MSDTIDRTIALDLASLLCSRLCHDMLSPVGALSNGLELLAEEKDPAMRERCFELLEQSARVSANKLKFYRLAFGAAGGFGDLIPVGEPRALIEALLAGKDRVAVNFALGNDMLPKSAVKTLLNFALIAIDALVRGGTIDIAAEIRDGAAEIVVRAAGPRIAFDPTIGHALDGNLAPGDLSSKTAPAAMLQVMAAGLGGSVQYALSEEALVMGAVIPAQG, from the coding sequence ATGTCCGATACCATCGACCGTACCATTGCCCTCGATCTTGCCAGCCTGCTCTGCTCGCGCCTGTGTCATGATATGCTCAGCCCGGTGGGCGCGCTTTCCAACGGGCTGGAATTGCTGGCCGAGGAGAAAGATCCGGCGATGCGCGAGCGCTGTTTCGAGCTGCTCGAACAATCCGCGCGGGTCAGCGCCAACAAGCTGAAATTCTATCGTCTGGCCTTTGGCGCGGCGGGGGGCTTTGGCGACCTCATTCCCGTGGGCGAACCGCGCGCGCTGATCGAGGCCTTGCTGGCGGGCAAGGACCGGGTGGCGGTCAATTTCGCGCTGGGCAACGATATGCTGCCCAAGTCGGCGGTCAAGACGCTGCTCAACTTTGCCCTGATCGCGATCGATGCGCTGGTGCGGGGCGGCACGATCGACATCGCCGCCGAGATCCGCGATGGCGCGGCCGAAATCGTCGTGCGCGCCGCAGGGCCCCGCATCGCCTTTGATCCGACCATCGGCCATGCGCTGGACGGCAATCTGGCGCCCGGCGACCTGTCCAGCAAGACCGCGCCTGCCGCCATGCTGCAGGTGATGGCCGCAGGGCTGGGCGGCAGCGTGCAATATGCGCTGAGCGAGGAAGCGCTGGTGATGGGCGCGGTGATTCCCGCGCAAGGGTAA
- a CDS encoding N-acetylmuramoyl-L-alanine amidase, translating into MSELVHRECLSPNCNERKLPISMVVLHYTGMRTMQEALDRLCDPAAEVSAHYLIDEDGTVIRLVPEEKRAWHAGRSYWRGITDVNSASIGIEMVNPGHEFGYRPFTEAQMESLIPLLSSIMARHNIDPSNVVGHSDVAPARKQDPGELFDWELLARYGLALPTPHPRIRLLHENPGAFYLSLERFGYEVTDGRAAVAAFQRRFRPRIVDGELDGEVGALLFELLIARDAAEGEDWKECGDEDFPY; encoded by the coding sequence ATGAGCGAACTGGTCCACCGCGAATGCCTCTCGCCCAATTGCAACGAGCGCAAATTGCCGATCAGCATGGTCGTGCTGCATTACACCGGTATGCGCACGATGCAGGAGGCGCTCGACCGCCTGTGTGATCCGGCCGCCGAGGTTTCGGCCCATTACCTGATCGACGAGGACGGCACCGTCATCCGCCTTGTGCCCGAGGAAAAGCGGGCATGGCATGCCGGACGATCCTATTGGCGCGGGATCACCGACGTCAACTCGGCCAGCATCGGCATCGAGATGGTCAACCCCGGCCATGAATTCGGCTATCGCCCCTTTACCGAGGCGCAGATGGAATCGCTGATTCCGCTGCTCTCCAGCATCATGGCGCGCCATAATATCGACCCGTCCAATGTGGTGGGCCATTCCGATGTCGCCCCCGCGCGCAAGCAGGATCCGGGCGAATTGTTCGATTGGGAATTGTTGGCGCGCTATGGATTGGCGCTGCCCACGCCCCATCCGCGCATCCGGTTGCTGCATGAAAATCCGGGGGCGTTTTATCTCTCGCTCGAGCGGTTCGGTTATGAAGTGACAGATGGCCGCGCCGCCGTGGCCGCCTTTCAGCGCCGGTTTCGCCCGAGAATCGTCGATGGCGAACTGGACGGCGAGGTGGGGGCTTTATTGTTCGAACTGCTGATCGCGCGCGATGCGGCCGAGGGCGAGGATTGGAAGGAATGCGGGGACGAGGACTTTCCCTATTAA